Below is a genomic region from Parasteatoda tepidariorum isolate YZ-2023 unplaced genomic scaffold, CAS_Ptep_4.0 HiC_scaffold_4099, whole genome shotgun sequence.
TCAActtattttgaattgcaaaaattacatttaaagctTTCTTTTTAGCCATTGATTTGATCAGTAATCTTCTACAAGTTAAAACCAGGAAGAGATATACCGTAGACAAGTCACTCTGTCACACATGGTTGCAGGTAAATAGCTGTCTTTTGtaagtacaaatttttattatttttttcaacttcaaatgtattttataattttttttctccaggaCTATCAAACATGGTGTGACCTACGTCGACTCGAATCTGACGTCGGATCACGCTATCTGACTCATCAGTCTGACGATGCCAGATGGGAAGCCTATCGTAGATTGCACAATTTAGAAAGCCCACCACCCGTTCCCAATAATGACGAAAACCTCATGTCTTTTGATCCTTCCAGAAACTGTTCCGGAATTTTTGGAAAAGTGCGCCTCTGAAACGAGATGGAGACTCTAATTTTCGTTTATACattccatttattatttttgaaactaaaaatgtgAAGGCAGCTTGAATTTACATTTGTTGgataatttatacatttgttaaaaaaaaaaattcttttaaatgtggAATCTTGATTAAAGGGATTTGTATCACACCAAAATGCATTGTGCCAATGTTAGGGGTATGCTTATCCGTGTATTTATACGATCTGcttatttaatgctttaaattaacGGCATGTAGATCaatatga
It encodes:
- the LOC122273404 gene encoding serine/threonine-protein kinase D3-like (The sequence of the model RefSeq protein was modified relative to this genomic sequence to represent the inferred CDS: added 32 bases not found in genome assembly), encoding MWSVGVIVYVSLSGTFPFNEEEDINDQIQNAAFMYPPNPWKDISTEAIDLISNLLQVKTRKRYTVDKSLCHTWLQDYQTWCDLRRLESDVGSRYLTHQSDDARWEAYRRLHNLESPPPVPNNDENLMSFDPSRNCSGIFGKVRL